One stretch of Chryseobacterium fluminis DNA includes these proteins:
- a CDS encoding choice-of-anchor L domain-containing protein, translated as MLKNYFFLFAFVFISGLLFSQDAPRKPPKNVSATFNKKSGVYIDVNAASYAASGFTPEQLVKNILINGGTNCSTPNVSNVTVTPNHLVTNTDRFWGYFHKATTNFPFTDGIILSTGKAKDGGNTATFASSTIGTGSDPDLIAAINPTVSTQDAVSLEFDFVPNSNQIKFNYIFASEEYTSTYPCSYSDGFALLIKPVAGGPYVNVAILPNNAGAVSMTNIHPEITGIGGCNAINQNYFAGYNSNPNIETNYEGRTIPLTAIADVVPGQAYHFKMVLADAKDPSYDTAVFLEGGSFDIGIKITDANGVLLPNTINMCDNTPQLLKAQVSTVPGMTFQWYKDGVAIPGATNITYTATQPGVYEVKVSVPGSQCPGSATITIVGGTSPTVQNATLTACYTAGNAIFDLTSAQSFISTTSGAVFKYYVNQADAVAGNTSNIAAPTSYSSAGAQTIYVNVSKGFCSKVAQLQLVKAAQMTAAIAAPEKITCASPQITLNASASVYPAGSTFSWAASAAGNIVSGANTLNPVVNAVGTYTLTITKSYQPGGTCTATSSVTVLEDKVKPVITAAAPRYKICQGESVMITATGAVTYSWSGLTGNSGTQTVSPNTTTTYTVTGTAANGCQAAVPATVTIEVVPAIVSNVKGGHICLGDNITLDAGTGPNYKYVWNTGATTQTITVATPGAYSVTIDNGVCSKIFTVQVIQAVVPQITKVDYSNNGNLVLTASNPSNGPLEYSADNGLTWQNSNIFTNIPKNKLITIRVRVKNTSCEGFLEYFTFVMQNAITPNGDNKNDIIDFRGINMYKDFKASIFDRYGREVFKAEKITPYWDGYFQGKRLPTASYWYQIAFEDPATKQIVVKTGWILLKNFE; from the coding sequence ATGTTGAAAAACTACTTTTTCTTATTCGCATTTGTATTCATTTCGGGTTTGTTATTTTCTCAGGATGCGCCCAGAAAACCACCCAAAAACGTTTCGGCAACATTTAATAAAAAATCAGGTGTTTATATTGATGTCAATGCCGCTTCCTATGCCGCTTCCGGTTTTACACCCGAACAGTTGGTGAAAAATATTCTGATCAACGGAGGAACAAACTGTTCAACGCCCAATGTAAGTAATGTTACCGTAACACCTAATCATCTGGTGACCAATACTGACCGATTTTGGGGATATTTTCACAAAGCCACTACCAATTTTCCTTTTACCGACGGGATTATTCTATCCACGGGAAAAGCTAAAGACGGAGGAAATACCGCTACATTTGCGAGTTCAACAATAGGAACAGGAAGTGATCCCGATCTTATAGCAGCCATTAACCCTACGGTTTCAACGCAGGATGCTGTATCCCTGGAATTTGACTTCGTTCCGAACTCCAACCAGATAAAATTTAACTATATCTTTGCCTCTGAAGAATATACAAGCACCTATCCTTGCAGCTATTCAGATGGTTTTGCATTACTGATAAAGCCGGTAGCCGGTGGCCCATATGTTAATGTGGCAATTCTTCCGAATAATGCAGGTGCTGTAAGCATGACCAATATTCACCCTGAAATTACGGGCATTGGCGGATGTAACGCGATTAACCAGAACTATTTTGCCGGATACAACAGTAATCCCAATATTGAAACCAATTATGAAGGAAGAACAATTCCTTTAACAGCAATCGCAGACGTGGTACCAGGCCAGGCCTACCACTTTAAAATGGTATTGGCTGATGCGAAAGACCCATCTTATGATACTGCCGTATTCCTGGAAGGAGGTTCCTTCGATATAGGGATCAAGATCACAGATGCCAACGGAGTTCTGTTACCTAACACCATCAATATGTGTGACAATACTCCACAATTATTGAAAGCACAGGTTTCTACCGTTCCGGGAATGACTTTCCAGTGGTATAAGGACGGAGTGGCCATTCCGGGAGCCACTAATATAACGTACACTGCTACCCAGCCGGGAGTATATGAAGTTAAAGTTTCAGTGCCGGGAAGCCAGTGTCCGGGGTCGGCAACGATCACGATTGTGGGAGGGACGAGCCCCACGGTTCAGAATGCGACATTAACTGCCTGCTATACTGCCGGAAATGCTATTTTTGACCTTACTTCGGCACAGTCATTTATCAGTACAACTTCAGGAGCTGTATTTAAATATTATGTGAATCAGGCAGATGCAGTAGCAGGAAATACTTCCAACATTGCGGCACCTACCTCTTATTCCAGTGCGGGAGCTCAGACCATTTACGTGAATGTCTCTAAAGGTTTCTGCTCTAAAGTAGCCCAGCTTCAGCTGGTGAAAGCTGCACAGATGACCGCTGCTATTGCGGCCCCTGAAAAAATTACCTGTGCCAGTCCGCAGATTACACTCAATGCATCGGCATCGGTTTATCCTGCAGGTTCTACATTCAGCTGGGCAGCCTCAGCGGCAGGAAATATTGTGTCAGGTGCAAATACCCTGAATCCTGTCGTAAATGCAGTAGGAACCTATACTTTGACGATTACAAAATCATATCAGCCGGGCGGAACATGTACGGCAACATCATCCGTAACTGTTCTGGAAGATAAAGTAAAACCGGTCATTACCGCAGCAGCTCCGAGATATAAAATCTGTCAGGGTGAATCTGTAATGATCACTGCAACCGGTGCCGTTACTTATTCCTGGTCCGGACTTACCGGAAACAGTGGCACACAAACCGTGAGCCCGAACACCACCACTACCTATACCGTAACCGGTACGGCGGCAAATGGCTGTCAGGCTGCTGTTCCCGCAACAGTTACCATCGAAGTGGTTCCTGCTATCGTATCGAATGTAAAAGGGGGTCATATCTGTCTAGGAGATAACATTACCCTGGATGCCGGGACAGGACCGAATTATAAATATGTCTGGAATACAGGAGCTACTACGCAGACTATAACTGTTGCAACACCGGGTGCTTATTCTGTAACCATAGATAACGGAGTTTGTTCAAAAATATTTACCGTTCAGGTTATCCAGGCAGTTGTTCCTCAGATTACAAAAGTAGACTATAGCAACAACGGTAATCTGGTTCTAACGGCAAGCAACCCGAGCAACGGACCTCTGGAGTATTCAGCAGACAACGGATTGACCTGGCAGAACTCCAATATATTCACGAATATTCCTAAAAATAAACTCATCACCATCAGAGTAAGAGTAAAAAATACGAGCTGTGAAGGATTTTTGGAGTATTTCACTTTTGTTATGCAGAATGCAATCACTCCGAACGGGGATAATAAAAACGATATCATCGATTTCAGAGGAATAAATATGTACAAAGATTTCAAAGCTTCGATATTCGACCGCTATGGAAGAGAGGTTTTCAAAGCTGAAAAAATAACACCGTATTGGGATGGTTATTTTCAGGGCAAACGTTTGCCTACGGCATCGTACTGGTATCAGATCGCTTTTGAAGATCCTGCTACCAAGCAGATTGTTGTAAAAACAGGATGGATTTTGCTGAAAAATTTTGAATAA